A genomic stretch from Hymenobacter psoromatis includes:
- a CDS encoding pseudaminic acid synthase: MQEITLGGHRIGAGQPPFIIAEMSGNHGQSLERALAIVDAAADAGCQGLKIQTSTPDMLTLDSREPDFVVRGANQDWEGHSLYELYTTNFTPFEWHAAIFARAQERGMVGFSSPFGIEAIEFLESVGCPAYKIASFENNWPELIRRAAQTGKPIIISTGMANLADLERMVSIVRAEGNEQLVLLKCTSTYPAEPHNTNLRTIPHLRELFGCQVGLSDHTLGTGVGVAATVLGATVIEKHLTLSRADGGPDASFSLEPAEMARLVQECRQAHQALGDVFYGPTPAERKSLAFRRSIYVVREVAEGEVLTPDNVRVIRPGHGLPPHLLPQVLGRPARRALRRGTALGWDML; this comes from the coding sequence ATGCAAGAAATTACGTTGGGAGGCCATCGCATCGGGGCCGGCCAGCCGCCATTTATTATTGCGGAGATGTCGGGCAACCACGGCCAGTCGCTGGAACGCGCCCTGGCCATCGTGGATGCGGCGGCCGATGCGGGCTGCCAGGGCCTGAAAATCCAAACCAGCACTCCCGATATGCTGACGCTCGACAGCCGGGAGCCGGATTTTGTGGTGCGCGGCGCCAATCAGGATTGGGAAGGCCATTCGCTCTACGAGCTGTATACCACTAACTTTACGCCCTTCGAGTGGCACGCCGCCATCTTTGCCCGCGCCCAGGAGCGCGGCATGGTGGGCTTCAGCTCGCCATTTGGCATCGAGGCCATTGAGTTTTTGGAAAGCGTGGGCTGCCCGGCCTACAAAATCGCGTCGTTTGAGAATAACTGGCCCGAACTTATTCGGCGGGCGGCCCAAACGGGTAAGCCCATTATCATCTCAACCGGCATGGCCAATTTGGCCGATTTGGAGCGCATGGTCAGCATCGTGCGGGCCGAAGGCAACGAGCAGCTAGTGTTGCTGAAATGCACCAGCACTTACCCCGCCGAGCCCCACAACACCAACTTGCGCACCATTCCGCACCTGCGCGAATTATTCGGCTGCCAGGTGGGCCTCTCCGACCATACGCTGGGCACTGGCGTGGGCGTGGCCGCTACCGTGCTCGGGGCCACTGTTATTGAGAAGCACCTGACCCTAAGCCGCGCTGATGGTGGCCCCGACGCCTCCTTTTCGCTGGAGCCCGCCGAAATGGCCCGCCTCGTGCAGGAGTGCCGCCAGGCGCATCAAGCACTTGGCGACGTATTCTACGGCCCTACCCCCGCCGAGCGCAAGTCGCTGGCTTTTCGGCGCTCTATTTATGTGGTGCGGGAGGTGGCCGAGGGGGAAGTGCTCACCCCTGATAACGTGCGGGTTATCCGGCCGGGCCACGGCCTACCCCCCCATTTACTGCCGCAGGTGCTGGGCCGCCCCGCCCGGCGCGCCCTACGCCGGGGCACCGCCCTGGGCTGGGATATGCTCTAA